The Nodularia sp. LEGE 06071 genome contains the following window.
GGCGAGGGGAGATGCAGCAGAATCGGCAAAGCAAGCCCAATTGATGCTGGAAGCTAGGGCGAAGCAGAAAGATTTACAGATTTTGGCATACAAAAGTGCTATGGCGCAACGGGAAGCTAAGTTAGCGCTTAAGAAAAATCAACGCCAGCCGGAAGTAGCTTCTAGTCATGAACCTAGTGTTAAAGTTGGTGAAGAATGGATGCTGGGACGGCATCTAGTGTATTGTGATCGTACTGCTAGTTCAGAGTTTAGAAACCTGTTACCATCAGATGCTGCTTTAGCGATCGCCACCCTTTCTCAGACTTGGGAGCATAATTACTTAGTGGATGAAGCGCGGGTGGTGGCGGTGCTGCGTTCTGAGGGTCATATTTATGATTTTTATCGCCATAGCCAAATGCCTTTTCAATATGAATTAGTTCTAGGTAATCTTTATGTGGGCATTTTTTCTCATCAATCAATATCTCAGCCACAGACACCAATTAATATTGACGGAGTAGAAGGTATTGTCAACTACTTAATTAATTTGTATACCAATCAGAATAACTTTGTAATTGCTCCATTTATGGGAAACGGCGAAATTCTCATTGCTTGTGAAAGAATGGGGCGGATTTGTTTTGTTGGCGATGAAAATCCCCAATTGGTGAATCGGGGGATCATGCGGTGG
Protein-coding sequences here:
- a CDS encoding ParB N-terminal domain-containing protein — translated: MPIVSIDQIRIGLNRRPVKGEKVNELKESIRANGLLNPITVDQKLNLIAGLHRLTACKLLGLEAVECHIVNYENSDQSRLAEIDENLIRNELEPLERSELWFERDEILARMGLRAKVGDNQYTAKGGEMVAPPLKRTVELAREVGYSERTFQHGKQIAKSIHSEVKQIIKGSPIADSPTALLKVARAGSKERILAEESQKAWELAEARGDAAESAKQAQLMLEARAKQKDLQILAYKSAMAQREAKLALKKNQRQPEVASSHEPSVKVGEEWMLGRHLVYCDRTASSEFRNLLPSDAALAIATLSQTWEHNYLVDEARVVAVLRSEGHIYDFYRHSQMPFQYELVLGNLYVGIFSHQSISQPQTPINIDGVEGIVNYLINLYTNQNNFVIAPFMGNGEILIACERMGRICFVGDENPQLVNRGIMRWQKWTGKLPQKIDLVS